In Halalkalibaculum roseum, a single genomic region encodes these proteins:
- the pseI gene encoding pseudaminic acid synthase → MKIGHFEISVDSKTFIIAELSANHNGDKEIALKTIKAAKEAGADAIKLQTYTPDTITIDCDNKYFQIEGGTLWDGKTLYDLYAEAYTPWEWHEELFNAARREGLIVFSSPFDKTAVDFLEELDTPAYKIASFEIQDIPLIEYAASKGKPIIMSTGIATEEDIQLAVDTCRKAGNEEIILLKCTSSYPAPVELANLRTMVEMKKRFGVEVGLSDHTLGNTVPIVATSLGATVIEKHFILDKSIGGPDADFSLDLEEFSSMVIAVREAEKALGEVTYELSDKVEKNKKFARSLFAVKDIKKGEIFTDKNVKSIRPGYGLHPKYLDKILNRQSKASIQKGTPISKDVIKDII, encoded by the coding sequence ATGAAAATTGGCCATTTTGAGATATCGGTCGACAGTAAAACTTTTATTATTGCTGAACTTTCAGCAAATCATAATGGAGACAAAGAAATTGCCCTTAAAACCATTAAAGCAGCAAAGGAGGCAGGTGCGGATGCTATTAAACTTCAAACCTACACTCCTGATACCATTACCATTGATTGCGATAATAAATACTTTCAAATAGAGGGAGGCACACTTTGGGATGGGAAAACCTTGTATGATTTATATGCTGAGGCTTATACTCCCTGGGAATGGCATGAGGAACTTTTTAATGCGGCAAGAAGGGAAGGGTTGATTGTCTTTTCTTCTCCTTTTGATAAGACGGCCGTTGACTTTTTAGAAGAACTGGATACCCCGGCCTATAAAATTGCCTCTTTCGAAATACAAGATATCCCATTAATTGAATATGCTGCTTCAAAAGGTAAGCCAATTATCATGAGTACCGGCATTGCCACAGAAGAAGATATTCAACTTGCCGTGGATACCTGTCGTAAGGCAGGTAACGAAGAGATCATTCTTCTTAAATGTACCTCTTCTTATCCTGCACCAGTAGAGCTGGCAAACCTGAGAACAATGGTCGAGATGAAAAAGCGTTTTGGTGTTGAAGTCGGCCTTTCTGATCACACTCTTGGTAATACGGTTCCTATCGTCGCAACAAGTTTGGGAGCTACAGTCATTGAAAAGCATTTTATTTTAGATAAATCTATTGGTGGTCCTGATGCTGACTTTTCATTGGATCTGGAAGAATTTAGTTCCATGGTAATAGCTGTTAGAGAAGCAGAAAAAGCTCTGGGTGAAGTGACGTACGAACTTTCTGATAAAGTTGAAAAGAATAAAAAGTTTGCACGCTCACTATTTGCTGTTAAGGATATTAAGAAAGGTGAAATTTTTACAGACAAAAATGTAAAAAGTATCCGCCCTGGTTATGGTTTACATCCTAAATATTTAGACAAGATATTGAATAGGCAGTCCAAAGCTTCCATACAGAAAGGGACACCAATTAGCAAAGATGTAATTAAAGACATTATTTAG
- a CDS encoding glycosyltransferase produces the protein MDGDLKKKILIVSASFYPDKSPRSIRTTELVREFARLGHEVHLLTKKNDEIHVSFEKKYGVTIINFGPLKFPRIKLHDDDRFFLHYLKRVLRRGLNLFFEYPEIELMYRVKRALKSATGYDLIISIAVPYPIHWGVAWSRDENNLIAKTWVADCGDPYFGHENDSFKVPFYFSFIEKWFCRKTDYLSIPFEGAKAAYFKEFHHKIRIIPQGLSFPVKTDNNSYVKNNVITFAYFGNIESYQHYALPFLEKLNSIRQSFRFIVYTRREDFFKSNLDDRTLKKCTLRDYVDRDVLLDKLQCVDFLVHFPYKKGTQKSLKLVDYSFLGKPILEYKNDPYSEQALMEFLNFNFEKRREFEDYTSFDINNVCKQFLELIHA, from the coding sequence ATGGACGGTGATTTGAAGAAAAAAATACTTATAGTTTCAGCATCATTTTACCCGGATAAATCCCCTAGATCAATACGGACCACTGAATTGGTGAGGGAGTTTGCCCGCCTTGGTCATGAAGTACACCTACTCACTAAAAAAAATGACGAAATACATGTTTCCTTTGAAAAGAAATATGGAGTAACTATCATAAATTTTGGTCCGTTAAAATTTCCTAGAATAAAATTACATGATGATGATCGTTTTTTTTTGCACTATTTGAAAAGAGTACTAAGAAGAGGACTCAATCTCTTTTTTGAATATCCTGAAATTGAGCTAATGTACCGAGTTAAACGAGCTTTAAAATCAGCAACAGGATATGATCTGATAATATCTATTGCAGTACCATATCCCATTCATTGGGGCGTAGCTTGGTCACGAGACGAGAATAATCTAATTGCTAAAACTTGGGTAGCTGATTGTGGGGATCCTTATTTTGGTCATGAAAATGATTCTTTTAAGGTTCCATTTTATTTTTCTTTTATCGAAAAATGGTTTTGCCGAAAGACGGATTATTTATCTATTCCATTTGAAGGGGCAAAAGCCGCTTATTTTAAAGAATTTCATCATAAAATAAGAATTATACCTCAGGGTTTGTCATTTCCTGTTAAAACGGATAATAATAGTTATGTTAAAAATAATGTCATCACATTTGCTTATTTTGGTAATATTGAGAGTTATCAACATTACGCCTTGCCCTTTCTTGAAAAGCTGAATTCCATTAGACAGTCATTTCGATTTATTGTTTATACACGAAGGGAAGATTTTTTTAAAAGTAATTTAGATGATCGTACTTTAAAAAAATGCACGCTTAGAGACTATGTGGATAGGGATGTGCTGCTCGATAAATTGCAATGCGTGGATTTTTTAGTTCACTTTCCATATAAGAAGGGTACTCAAAAGTCCTTGAAGCTGGTTGACTATTCTTTCTTGGGTAAACCAATTCTGGAATATAAAAATGATCCGTATAGTGAGCAGGCACTGATGGAATTTCTGAATTTTAATTTTGAGAAAAGAAGAGAATTCGAAGATTACACTTCATTTGATATTAATAATGTGTGTAAGCAGTTTTTAGAATTGATCCATGCTTGA
- a CDS encoding methionyl-tRNA formyltransferase yields the protein MNIGVITSGNLGYQVTKELLNNYTPVFLAIDIRSESLIKLAREFDIPAFIGNPRNGMLLAFLNSLEIKPDIILSINYLFLLDEELVDRLPVSINFHGSLLPKYRGRTPHVWAIINNEKKTGVTAHLIDKNCDTGAIVKQREINIHPSETGADILKKFNAIYPNFVKEVIKDHINDQLEPIPQDHSKATYFGKRTPEDGEINWNWQRERIYNWVRAQAAPYPGAYTFINNKKVIIDKVVFSDAGFSNEDPNGLILDIESFPVVKCPNGAIQINIIRNKEVNNCIKKGMVFQS from the coding sequence ATGAATATTGGTGTAATTACATCCGGTAATTTAGGTTACCAGGTAACTAAAGAGTTACTAAATAATTATACACCTGTTTTTCTGGCAATAGATATTAGGTCTGAATCACTTATAAAGCTTGCGAGAGAATTTGATATTCCGGCTTTTATCGGAAACCCAAGAAATGGTATGTTACTTGCTTTCTTAAATTCATTAGAGATAAAACCGGATATCATATTGTCAATAAATTATCTTTTTTTGTTAGATGAAGAATTAGTAGATAGGCTCCCAGTTTCAATTAATTTCCATGGTAGTTTATTACCAAAATATAGAGGCAGGACACCACATGTTTGGGCTATCATAAATAACGAAAAAAAAACGGGTGTAACTGCTCATTTAATTGATAAGAATTGTGATACTGGTGCGATTGTAAAGCAGCGCGAAATCAATATTCATCCGAGTGAAACCGGAGCAGACATTTTAAAAAAATTTAATGCCATTTATCCTAATTTTGTAAAGGAGGTGATTAAGGATCATATAAATGATCAACTTGAGCCAATTCCTCAGGATCATAGTAAAGCTACTTATTTTGGTAAACGAACTCCTGAAGATGGAGAAATTAACTGGAATTGGCAGAGAGAACGAATTTACAACTGGGTACGTGCCCAAGCGGCTCCTTATCCGGGGGCATATACCTTTATTAATAACAAAAAAGTAATTATTGACAAGGTTGTATTTTCGGATGCAGGATTTTCCAATGAAGATCCAAATGGATTGATACTTGATATTGAATCATTTCCAGTAGTGAAGTGCCCTAATGGAGCAATTCAGATAAATATTATTCGTAATAAAGAAGTTAACAATTGCATAAAAAAAGGAATGGTATTCCAATCATGA
- a CDS encoding EpsG family protein, producing the protein MVDETDKKGYYAGILFLIWPLLSLITAFKNYKSSWGKNILWAFVAFYGLSFAIGAGNSNSDFTRYIANIEYLHSVNLTLEGAWNYYLQSGEIDFVRIIIDLIISRFTDSQPLITLVFATIYGYFFSRNMWFVLERLEGKLQLITILLYICFFLVIPIWNMNGWRMFTAAHIFIYGLLLYLYEDNKKGILISTSTIIVHFSFIVPVGVLLCYLIFGTRLVVYFCFFVGTFFLSEINIEVFNSAIENYAPEIIQERTASYRSESLVESYRAAGNDNRNWYAIWYGKFLKWSVMGFLVVLFFKGRKLISEYKSWLSLASFTFLYYGVANLFSSIPSGGRYTSIANILALALIIFYIQNREQERVMKRFIILAFPALLLYALVQFRIGLYSISATSVLGNPLVSLFTAGKNISLEDFIRLFI; encoded by the coding sequence ATGGTTGATGAAACTGATAAAAAAGGATATTACGCAGGTATTCTTTTCTTGATTTGGCCTTTACTTTCTCTAATAACTGCATTTAAAAATTACAAAAGTAGCTGGGGAAAAAATATTCTATGGGCTTTTGTAGCCTTTTATGGACTTTCATTTGCAATAGGAGCAGGTAACTCTAATAGTGATTTTACTCGTTACATTGCAAATATTGAATATTTACATAGTGTTAATCTGACGCTAGAAGGAGCATGGAATTATTATCTTCAGAGTGGGGAAATTGATTTTGTAAGGATAATAATTGATCTGATTATATCCAGGTTTACCGATAGCCAGCCTTTAATCACTTTGGTATTTGCAACTATCTATGGTTATTTCTTTTCCAGAAATATGTGGTTTGTACTTGAGCGTTTAGAAGGAAAGCTACAATTGATTACTATCTTGTTATATATTTGCTTTTTTCTGGTAATACCAATTTGGAATATGAACGGATGGAGAATGTTTACAGCTGCTCATATTTTTATTTATGGATTATTGCTCTATTTATACGAAGATAATAAGAAAGGGATTTTAATTTCGACATCAACAATTATCGTACATTTTTCTTTTATAGTACCGGTTGGTGTTCTTTTGTGTTATTTAATATTTGGAACCAGGCTGGTAGTATACTTTTGTTTTTTTGTTGGCACTTTCTTTTTGTCAGAAATTAATATTGAGGTATTTAATAGTGCCATAGAAAACTACGCACCTGAAATTATTCAAGAGCGTACCGCTAGTTATAGATCTGAGTCTTTGGTTGAATCGTATCGTGCCGCCGGCAATGATAACCGTAATTGGTATGCAATATGGTATGGTAAGTTCTTGAAATGGTCTGTTATGGGTTTTCTGGTTGTACTTTTTTTTAAGGGTCGAAAGCTTATATCCGAATATAAAAGTTGGTTAAGTTTGGCGTCATTTACCTTTTTGTATTATGGTGTTGCTAATTTGTTCAGTTCGATACCTTCTGGGGGTAGATATACTTCTATCGCAAATATACTTGCCTTAGCTTTGATCATATTTTATATCCAAAATAGGGAGCAAGAGAGGGTAATGAAACGTTTTATTATTTTAGCATTTCCTGCACTGCTTCTTTATGCACTTGTTCAATTTAGAATTGGGCTCTATTCAATTAGTGCCACATCAGTTTTGGGTAATCCTTTAGTTTCATTATTTACAGCGGGAAAGAATATATCTCTAGAAGATTTTATAAGATTATTTATATAA